The genomic segment GCGGAGCCCGGCGGCGCGTACAAGGAGGTGCTCGCGGACTCGGTGGTGGGGCACCGGGTGACGGGGGGCGCGGACGCGTTCCAGGCCTCGGCGGACGTCACGGAATTGGTGCGGTCGAGCGGCTCGGGGCTCTACACGGTGGCGCAGGTCAATGTGGCCATGGGCCGTTCGGCGGCGGGCGCGTGGGGCGGCTGGACGCTGATGGCGGCCTACGAGAACCCGGCTGAGCCGCTGCGGAACCTGGCGATGTGGGACGGCTTCGACACGCTGACGACGGGCGGGGAGCAGCGGGTCCTGATGAGCGGTCTGGCGCTGCCCGAACGCGCGCGCGGGACGGTGGGCCTGGTCGCCTACAACGGGGATCGCGGGAGCGAAGGCGATTCGCTCACCGTGTCGACCGGGCAGGGTCCGGCCGTCGCGCTCGGGGACGCGGCCAACCCACGCGACGACATTCTGAATTCGACGATCAGCGAGCCAGGGACGGTCGTCGCGGGGCGTACGCCGGCGTACTCCAACACGCTCGGCTACGACTCGGATGTTCTCGAACTGGGTGACGAAATCCGGCGTGGCGGTGACCAGTTGGCCTTCCGGCTCGTTTCGCAGCGGGACGCGGCCTGGGTCGGGGCACTCTTCGTCGCCGTCGACGCCAAGCCGTGACGCGCGCCGCCCGGCGCCGCCCTTGAGCGAGGAACCCGCATGCAACTGTCACCATCCGACCCTCCGTCGCGGGTCCTGCATCTCACCCAGCCGGTCGACGGCGGCGTCGCCCGTGTCGTGACGGACCTGGTGCGGGCCCAGCTCGCCGAAGGCCTGCACGCCACGGTGGCCTGCCCCGACGGCCCGCTCGCCCCGGAGCTGCGCTCGCTCGGCGCGGACGTACGGCACTGGGCGGCCACCCGGTCGCCGGGGCCCGCGCTCGTGTCCGAGGTGCGCCGGCTCCGGCGGATCCTCGACGACGTACGGCCCGACCTGGTGCACACGCACAGCGCGAAGGCCGGGCTGGCGGGCCGGCTCGCTGTACGGGGGCGCGTGCCGACCGTGTTCCAGCCGCACGCCTGGTCGTTCGAGG from the Streptomyces sp. NBC_00310 genome contains:
- a CDS encoding DUF3344 domain-containing protein, translated to MRIHPGPLLRRAMVGCCALAALWGPGAPATAAPPSPSPSPEAEHLAFTQRYRAVQHGGIVRAANSSITCRTTVTATPSTAPRSTTARPAAPSCADARAGHTASNDQFDMFYIDVDRDPNTYNSSRGEVRLPPGARVTYARLYWGGNLRVGEQKPPKDNGRVLIAEPGGAYKEVLADSVVGHRVTGGADAFQASADVTELVRSSGSGLYTVAQVNVAMGRSAAGAWGGWTLMAAYENPAEPLRNLAMWDGFDTLTTGGEQRVLMSGLALPERARGTVGLVAYNGDRGSEGDSLTVSTGQGPAVALGDAANPRDDILNSTISEPGTVVAGRTPAYSNTLGYDSDVLELGDEIRRGGDQLAFRLVSQRDAAWVGALFVAVDAKP